The following nucleotide sequence is from Natronosalvus caseinilyticus.
GACTCGGCCAGCACCGGCGGCAGCATGTGGATGGTGTAGGCGGGCAGGTAGACCGTGTTGCCGCGCTCGACGGCCTCGTTCCACATCTCGGATTCGGGGTGGACGTAGTGAGTCACGTCCGCGATGTGGACCCAGAGGACGTACTCGTCCTCGCGCTCTTCGATCGAGAGCGCGTCGTCGAAGTCCTGGGCGTCGATGGGGTCGGTCGTCCACGTCGTCATGTCCCGGAGGTCGCGCCGATCCTCGAGTTCCGCGTCGATGTCGGCCTGTGGATCCTCGGTCAACTCCTTGGCCTCTTCGAGGACGCTCGCGGGGAACTCGTCGCGGATCTCGAACTTCTCGAAGAGGTCCTCGCGCTTGTTCTCGAGGTGGCGGGCCAGGTCCTCGGAGATTTGGACGGGACCTTGCCCCTCGGCCGTGCCGGCTGCGGCCTGTGCGTCGTCGCTCATACCCTCGGCTACGAACAGGAGTGCCAAAGTCGTGTCGGGACGCGTACGCGGTATTTCACAGCGACTCAACCGGCTGGTACCCGTGCTGTGTCGTCCGTTATCCCCTCTCTCGCGGGAAGACGGGGAACAGGCAAAGGTTACTTATCGTTAGACACCGAGGTTCGTGACGATGAGTCAGAAGGCAGATCGAAGCCGTCAGCAGGAGTCGCGGGCGGAGAACTCCGCCACCGCCGACCCGCTAACCCTGGAGAACGGTCTGGAGGCGCTTCGATCGAGCCCGTCGTTTCACGGCACGGTCGAACCGCTCGACGGGCTCGACGACCTCGAAACCTGCGAGCACATCGCACTGTTCTACCGGAGCCGCGAGGAACGGTTCGCCACCGTTACCCCGTTTATTCGACAGGGTATCGAGCGCGGCGAGCGGGTCATGTACGTCATCGACGACCTCCCGAAGTCCGACATCCTCACGGAACTCCGCGGCGGCGACGTCGACGTAGACGCGGCTCTCGAGTCGGGCCAGCTGACGTTTCACACGCTCGAGGAGACCTACCTGCGGTCCGGCCGCTTCGACCCCGACGACATGCTCGAGGTGTACGCCGACGCGATCGAAGAGGCAAAAGCGGAGTACCCGGCGCTCCGGGTGACCGCGAACACGAACTTCATCCTGGACGAGTACGCGACCCTCGAGGACTTCATGGCCTACGAGAGCCGCGTCAACGACCTCTTCCGCGGCGAGGACTGCATCGCCCTCTGTCACTACGATTGTGAGCGCATCCCACCCGAGACGCTCGTCGACGTTATCCGAACGCACCCGCACCTGGTGTACGAAGACACCGTCTGTCACAACTTCTACTACACGCCGCCTGAGGAGTTCTTCGAACCTGACGAACCCACCCGTGACGTCGAGCGAATGCTGAACACGCTGGTCGACCGCGCCAGAGCGCGGTCCGAACTCAACGAGACGGTCGCGGAACTCGAGGAGTCCAACGAGCGACTCAGGCGGTTCGCGTACGTCGCCTCCCACGACTTACAGGAGCCGCTACGGATGATCTCGAGCTATCTCCAGTTGCTCGATTCCCGCTACGCGGACGACCTGGACGAAGAGGCGCGAGAGTACATCGACTTCGCCGTGGACGGCTCCGACCGGATGCGGGAGATGGTCGACGGGTTGCTCGCGTACTCGCGAATCGACATGGACGAGGCGGACTTCGAACGAGTCGAGTGCGACGACGTCGTCGACGACGTACTGACCGATCTGCAGGTGCAGATCGACGAGACCGATGCCGCAGTCGACCTCGAGCCGTTACCCACAGTTCGCGGCGAGGTCCACCAGCTCAAGCAACTGTTCTCGAACCTGGTTTCGAACGCGATCAAGTACAGTGGCGACGAGCCACCCCGGATCGAGATCGCCGACGAGAAACGGGGCGACCGCTGCGTCCTCTCGGTCGCCGACGACGGAATCGGTATCGAGACGGAGTACGTCGACCAGATCTTCGACATCTTCAATCGACTCCACTCGAACGACGAGTTCCAGGGGACCGGTATCGGACTCTCGCTGTGTCGGAAGATCGTCGACCACCACGGCGGCGACATCTGGGTCGACTCCGAACCGGGCGACGGTACGACGTTTTACTTCACCCTTCCTGCGGCGGCGTAGATCGGTTCACAGGTACCAGGATCACAGGCTCCAGGCACAGGCACAGACTCACAGGCTCACCGTCACCAGACTCAAGATTCACTCCAATGGCCGAGGAACCGTTCGACATCCTGGTAATCGAGGACAACCCGGGCGACGTCCGTCTCATCGAGAACGGATTCGACGAGAGCGACGTCCCGCGTTCGCTGACCGTCGTCACCGACGGCGCGGAAGCGCTCAACTACCTCTATCGACGAAACGGCTACGAATCCGCGGCGAAACCGGACCTCGTGCTGCTGGATCTGAACGTGCCGAAACTGACCGGCAACGCGGTTCTCGAGCGGATTACCGACGACCCCGACTTTCGTTCGACGCCGATACTCGTTCTCTCCGGCTCCCAGTCCGACGACCACATTCTGGAGACCTATCAGCTGGGAGCGGACGGATACTTCGTCAAACCGGTAGACCCCCACGAGTTCATCTCGCTCGTCAAAACGATCGGGGATTCGCTGGCCTCGCCCGGATCGCTCCCGTCGGGGAAGTTCGCCGACATCGACCAGCCCCTGTGAGCCACGCTCGAGTAAACTTCGCCTCACTTGACTGTCTGTACGTGCCACGCTCGAGCACCGACTACGGCCCCTCGCGACTAACTACACTTTTTATAGTTTGTGCGATCACGCAGAACCGACCGCGTTCTGGCTCTCTCGAGTCACTCAACCAGTTCACGAGAAACACGTTGGATTTTATATATTATCAGCAAAGAGTATTCGGCGATGACGACGATTGCCCTCCACGACGTCGCGAAACGCTACGGCGACGTCACCGCACTGGCCGGCATCGACCTCGAGGTCGAATCCGGCGAGGTCTTCGGCTTCCTGGGCCCGAACGGGGCCGGCAAGTCGACGACCATCGACATCCTGCTGCGCTACACCCACCCCACGAGCGGGCGGGTCGAAGTCCTGGGTCACGACGTGACGAGCGACCCGGTCGCCGTCCGCGAGCGGACCGGTATCCTCCCGGAGGGGTATGCCCCCTTCGAGACGATGACCGGCCGCCAGCACCTCGAGTACGCCATTGCGGCCAACGACGCCGACGACGACCCCGACGTCTTGCTCGAGCGCGTGGACGTGGCCCACGCGGCCGACCGCAAGGCCATCGGCTACTCGAAGGGGATGACCCAGCGCCTGGGGCTGGCGATGGCTCTCGTCGGCGAACCCGAACTCCTGATCCTCGACGAACCGTCGACTGGGCTCGACCCCCACGGCGTCCGACTGATGCGTCAGATCGTCCGTGAGGAGCGCGACCGGGGCGCGACGGTCTTCTTCTCGAGTCACATCTTAGAGCAGGTCGAGGCCGTCGCCGACCGGGTCGGTATCCTCCGGCAGGGCTCGCTGATCGCCGTCGACACGATCGACGGCCTCCGGACGGCCAACGAGAGCGACGGCGAACTCGTCGTCGAACTCGATCTCGAGACGGCCGAAACAGACGAGAAACTGGCCGCTGGCGAAGGCATATCCGGAATCGAAGCTGGCGTCGCCCTCGAACCGATCGTCGCAGCCGTCGACTCCCTCACGGGCGTCTCCTCGGTGCGTCAAGACGGAGACGCGCTCGTGGTCACCTGCGCGACGAAGGCGAAACTCGAGGTGCTGGATACAATCCGCGAGCACGGGGCAACCATCACCGACTTTTCGACCGCGGAGACGTCGCTCGAGGAACTGTTCGTCTCCTACACGGAGGGCGAGCGATGAACTGGCGACTGCTCGCGAGCAAGGAGTTCGGCGACGCGATCCGCAACTACCAGCTGTACGCGATGACGGCGCTCTTCGGGCTCGTCTTCGGCGTGTTCGGCTACATCCACGTGCGGAACGTTCGGCAGGCTCGCGTTCACGACTACCTCTCGGCGCCCGAACCGGTCGAGTTCGTCACGATGCTCTCGTTGCTCTGTATCGTGCTGATCCCGGCCACCGGGCTGATGCTCTCGTACGAGGCCATCGTCAAGCGACGCGACGGCGGCCAGCTCACGCTCGTACTGGGAATGCCTCACGACCGACGCGACGTCGTGATCGGGTCGCTGGTGGGTCGGTACCTGGTGTTCCTCGCGCCGCTACTCCTCGGCGTCGTCGTCGCGGTCGCGATCCTCCTCGGGTTCGGCGCGACGATTCCGCTGGCGGCGCTGGCCGGATTCACGCTCGCCACCGCCGGTCTGGGTCTGGCCTACGTCGCCATCGGCATCGGCCTCTCCGGCTTGGTCCGGTCGCCGTCGTGGGCCGCCGTCTGTGCCTTCGGCGTGTTCATGCTGTTCGTCTTCGTCTGGCGAGTCGTTCCCGACGGCGTCGTCTACCTGCTCTCGGGGCTCGAGTTCCCCGACGAACTCCCGTGGTGGCGCCCCTACGTGGCGACGCTCTCCCCGAGCGTGGCCTACGAACGGGTGCTCGACGCTTACGTGTTCGAGCGAGCTGGCGAGGACGCGCCGTCGGCGTTCGGCGTGGCGGTCTTGCTCGCCTGGGTGATACTCGCACCGCTGGCGGGGTATCTGCAGTTCGACCGGACGGATCTCTAGCGTTCGACGGACACCGGCCTCTACCGGTCCACGCACACCGACTTGCGACCGTCGGCGCGGCCCACGATCACCGCTCTTCGACTCGCCGGCGCTCCTCGAGCGAACACAGATACCGACGCAAAAACGCCTCCTGGGAGTGCTCGCCAGCCTCGAGGTCGGTGAGCTGGGCCTCGAGGCCGTTGCGGCCGTACCGACAGAGGTCGCCGTCGCAGGGTTTACAGAAGTACTCGAACGTTTTTCCCTCGCGTTCCCAGCGATTGCCGTACTTGTCGTACTCGCGGGCCTCGGATCGCGGGATCGTCTCGCCGCAGGCGATGCAGGTCACGGTCTCCGTTCGCCACCGGGAGAGCCACATACGTCGGCTATCACCGTGCGCCTACTTAGCAATTCTCACGGCTCGTGTGACGGTCACGATTGGCGACCGAGAACACGGAACCTCGTGATCGAACCGGCCTCGAGACGGGCGTTTTATAGCCGGCGTGACCGTGGTGGCGCGTATGCAGGTCAAATCGCGACACCACCTCCGCAGTGACGCCATCTCCGAGATCGAGACGGCCGTGTCCAACCGGCTCGGCGTCACGCTCGCGGGCGACACCTACGAACGCGTCGAGTTCGAAGACAGCGACTGGGAGGTCGTTCTAGTCGACGGCGCCCCCGAAATTGCCTACTTCGACGACGAGCCGTTCCTGACCGTCCGCGGGGCGAACGCCTACGACCCCGACTACCGGATCGTGACCGTCGACGCGGGCGCGGTCTCGTTCGTCTCCGACGGCGCGGACGTGATGCGCCCGGGGATCACCGAAGCCGATGCCGAAATCTCTGAAGGGGACCTCGTGTTGATCGCCGAGGAGTCCCACGGCAAGGTGTTGGCGATCGGGCGCGCTCGCGTCTCGGGGACGGAGATGGTCGGCGAGGAGGGGAAGGTCGTCGACTCGCTGCACCACGTCGGCGACGACCTCTATTCGTTCTCCGGGTAGCGCTCGACCTGTTCGCGTTCGCTGACCGCTACGTACTCTAACCCCTCGAGCGAGGGTCCTACCTCTCGAGCGACGGCTCACTCCTCGCCCGCGTCGATGTCGTCTTCCTCGTAGGCGTCCTCGTACTTCTCGAGCGCCGTCTCGTAGCCCTCCCGAGCCAGGTCGAAGGTCTCCCGGAGGTCCGCGATCGGCTCGAGGGTGGCGTCGACCCGGAGGTCGTCGTAGAACGGCTCGAGTTCGCGCTCCTCGGTCGTCGCGACGCGGACGGCCGCGCTCTGGACCCGCAGTTCCTCGCGCTTGTCGCCTCCTTCGGCGTGCCCAGCGGCGAGGGCGTCGATCAGGCGTTCGGCGAGCGGGGTGTCGTCCCTCGAATCGGCGTAGGCCGCCGCGGTTGCCTCGATCACGGACTCCCCGGTCAGGAGGTTGCCGGCGACCGTGTAGCGGTCGCCGCTCGTGTGTCCGTACCAGTCCTTGCAGTCTTCTCCCGAGAACGTGAACTTGCCGTCGCGGTCGACGCCGTGGAGTTGGCGGTTCGAGGCCCCCTCGTCCGCGTTGAGCAGGGCCTCGAGAGCGTCCTCGACGGCGAGTCCGTCGTCGACGTACTGGATTCCCCGCCGGCCGAGGTCGACGTTCACCAGACTCTGAGTGGCGACGGCCCCGTTCTCGCTGACGAACGGGCAGAGGGTGCCGACGCCCGGGAGCCGGGTGGTCACGGCGACACCAAAGCGGTCGTGTTCCTCGCCGTCGTCATCCTCGTACGTCTCGTGGACACAGATACTGAACGTCATGTCGTCCGGGGGCACGTACTCCGCCGGCAAAAAGGAGTGGCTCGCGGCAGTTCGCGAGGCCGAAGGGGGCGATCGAACTGTCTCGTCCGCTCAGTACGCCTGGCTGTCGCTCGTTTCGTTCCCCGCGGCGTCCGTCACGACCATCCGGACGCTGTCGGGACTGTCGCGGGTTCGGAGGTCGTCTTCGCCCGAGGCGCTCGAGCCGCTGACGCTCGTGGTCTGGCTGTCGAGCACGCTGGTTCCCGAGAGAAGTTCCGTCGTCACGCTCGCGAGGTCGCCGTCGGCGTCTGAGACGGACCAGGTGACGCTCGCGCGCGACCAGGGGCCGCTCGATTTGGTCGAGACGGCGAACTGGTCGATGACGGGTGCGGTGTCGCCGTCACCGCCGTCACCGCCGTCGCCGCCGTCGTCATCGTCACCACCGTCGAGCCCCAGCGAGTTCGCGACGTTCAGCCGACCCGCGCCTTGCTCGTTGCTGGCCAGGCCGACGTCCTCGGCGCCATCTCTCAGGAGCTGTCGGACGTTCGCCGGATCCTCGCCGGCACCGATCAGGCTCGCGGCCGCGCCGGCGACGTGCGGGCAGGCCATCGAAGTCCCGGAGAACTGGGCGTAGTCGCTGCGCGGGATCGACGAGAGGACGTCGACACCGGGAGCGGCGATCTCCACCTCCGGGCCGGTCGAGGAGAAGTCCGCGAGATCGTCGTTCGAGTCGGTCGCGCTGACGGCAACGACCTCGTCGTACGCGGCGGGGTAGCCGACGCAGTCGGTACACGGTCCGGAGTTCCCGGCCGCCGCGACGATGATCTTCCCCTGCTGGTCGGCGTACTGGCAGGCGTCGCGGACGACGCTCGAGTCGTCGCCACCGAGGCTCATACTCAACACATCGATCTGGCCCTGGTCGGCAGCCCACTCGATGCCAGCGGCGATGCTGTCGTACGAGCCACCGCCCGAACAGTCCAGCACCTTGACCGCGTGCAGGGTGGCGTCCGGGGCGACACCGATGACGCCCAGTCCGTTGTCGGCCGCGGCGGCCGTCCCCGCGCAGTGGCTCCCGTGATCGTTGTCGTCGTCCCAGACCTCGAGACACTCGTCGATGTCGTTGCCGCCGCCGAAGGGACCGCCGCCACAGCCGGTGTCACACTCCGCGTCGCCCGCGGCCCAGCCCTCGCCGAGGTTTGCCGAGAGCGTCTCGTGTTGGGCGTCGATCCCCGTGTCGATGATCGCGATGTTGGCGCCGGCGCCGGTCTCGCCGTTGTCGATCGCCACGTCGGCGTCTACCAGGTCGATGCCGTACGGCGTCGTCTGCTCGAGGGCGTGCATCCGGCCGTTCTGCTCGACGTAGCGAACGTTCGGGTTGTTCTCGAGCGCCTCGATCGCCTGCTCGGAGAACCGTCCCGAGAGGGCTTTGCCGACGTCGCCGAACTCGAGCTCGAGCCGGACACCGCTGGCTCGCTCGCTGGCGACCTCGAATCCGCTGTCGGCCCGTAGTCCGACGATGTACTCGTCGTCCCGCCCGGACGCCTGTCCGGCCAGTGCCGTCGCGGCGACTCCAGCGCCGACTCCGTGCAGCAGCGTTCGTCGTGAGATGTGTTCCCGTGACATGGTATTATCAACCACGACAACACTCTCCATACCTTACCATATAAACGTTCTTATGATACTTCGAAAAATGAATTCTAACTGATAGGCGAATAACAATTAGGTGGATTGCAACAAGCTGGTATTGCGGTTACTAAATCGGGGAGGACCGTGAGGTCGTGAGACAGCGTCTGACGTAAGAACTATACTCCAGCGCGGGTCCATTGACGCTATGGGATTAATGAGCAAGATCCTCGGCAGCGGGCAGACGCGCACCGCCGACGAGTACGTCGAACTCGACCTCGACGACGTCACGCCGTCGACCGGGGACGCCGGAATGTCCGTCCACATCGCCGAAATCGGGGGGCAAGTCGACGCCATCGACATCAAAGACGCCGTCTACGACGGCGACATCGTCATCGCCGACATCACCCGCCTGCGCACCAAAGACAGCACGACCGAACACATCGTCGACGAACTCCGACAGGTCGCCCGCGAGGTCGACGGCGACATCGTCCAGAAGGGTGACGACCAGCTCATCATCACGCCCACAGGGATTCGGATCGGTCGGGAGAAATTGGGTCGGTAAGGTTCAGGAATTTCGCTTCTCGAACGCTCGAGCATCATCGAGCGTGGCATTTTCCACCCTCCGGCTGGCAGCGAGAGTGACCGCATTCGGTGCTCCAAAGTTCGTCAGTTGTAACTCCCGTCGACACTATTCCTGCATTCGTTCGAACGATTACTCCGGAGTCTGGAGGTATCCGCTCTATTTGGTTCCCGCAAAAGCGTGTGTATGGTCCCGCCTGGGGAGTAATGTCAATTGAGATTCCAGTGGGGGTAGTGCGCGTCGTAATCCGGTTATTGCTCGTTTTCCTCGGCCTTTTACTGATAATACGTCAATCAGATTCTCGCTTCTGGGCCAAATGTTCCCACACTTCGGTACACCCGCAGCCGTCAGCAACGTCCGCTAAGTGTTGATCGTCTCGCTCATCCTCGGCCAGGGGTTCATCGTTTGTAGATGCCATGGTACTCAGTTTCTGAGTAACTCAATTATCCATGAGGTCTTAGTACTTTCCCTCGATCTCGCAGGTGATGGCAGAAGCATTATATGGAAGGTACTCAAATTATGAGTAACTATGTCGATACTGGTTACGGGCGGTGACGGATATCTCGGCTGGCCTACCGCACTGCGCATCGCATCGCGAACCGACGACCGCGTGGTCCTCGTCGATAACTTCGCGAGGAGAGAGTGGGTAGAATCCGTCGGGTCGACGACAGCGGTACCCATCGCGGATATCGATGCGCGACTGGAAGCAGCCGAAGAAGTGCTCGGTCTCGAGAACCTCTCCTTCGTCGAGGGTGATTTGACCGACAGAGCGTTCGTCGATCAGTTGCTCTCAGTTCACGAACCCGAGACGATCGTTCACACTGCCGCACAACCGTCTGCGCCGTACTCACAGATCAACGGTGAACGGGCAAACTACACGCAGCACAACAATATGCAGGCGACCCGGAATCTGCTCTGGGGGCTGCACGAAGCTGGACTTTCAGACACCCACTTCATCGAAACGACGACGACCGGCGTCTACGGGGCGCCCACGTTCCCGATTCCGGAGGGTGGGGCGACGATGGAAAACCAGGGCGAGCGGGACGACGTCCCGTTCCCAGCGATGGCCGGTAGCTGGTACCACCTGACGAAATCGCACGACGCAGCCAATATGCGCCTGGCACACAAACAGTTCGACATACCAATCTCGGACGTGCGAACGGCGATCACGTACGGCACCGAAACCGAAGAGACCGCAGCACACCCCGACCTGGCGACCCGGTTCGACTTCGATTACTACTTCGGGGTCGTTACCCACCGATTCTGTGCACAGGCCGTCGCTGGCTATCCGATGACCGTGTACGGGAAAGGCGAACAGCGAAAGCCGTTTATCGCCCTCGAGGACGCGGTCGAAGGGCTGGCGCGTCTGGCCCTCGAAGAGACCGACCACGACGGACTCGACGTCTACAATCAGGTCACTCGAGCGATCAGTATCGTCGAGATTGCAGAAACCATCGCCTCTGTCGCCCACGAGTTCGATCTCGACGTCGACGTCGAACACTTCGAAAACCCACGCGAAGAAGACGAGACGCACAAGATGGAGATCGAACACGACCGCTACGCGGACCTGATCGACGGCCAGTCGACGACGTTCGAGGACGGCGTCAGACAGATCCTCGGAACGCTGGTCGATCACGAACGGACGGTCACTGCCCACGAAGATCGGTTCCTCCCCGGCGTCCTGACGTCTGATGACTGATCTGCACGTCCTCGTGACGGGCGGCTGTGGGTACATCGGGAGCGAACTCGTTTCGCTCCTCCTCGAGGAGGAAGCCGTCGGAACCGTCAGCGTCCTGGATTCGCTGACGACTGGCTCGCCGTCGAACCTCGCCGGACGCGTCGACGACGTACAGTTTCGACGTGGCGACGTACGCGAGTACGGTGACGTCGAGAACGCGATGCGCGACGTCGATCGAGTGATCCATCTCGCCGCGATTACCGGTGCAGCGTCGACGCACGACCGCCGCGAGGAGACATTCTCGGTCAACTATCACGGGACGGAGAACGTGCTCACGGCTGCCGGCAAGTTCGACGTCGAACACGTCGTCTTCGCCTCG
It contains:
- a CDS encoding cell division protein SepF; the protein is MGLMSKILGSGQTRTADEYVELDLDDVTPSTGDAGMSVHIAEIGGQVDAIDIKDAVYDGDIVIADITRLRTKDSTTEHIVDELRQVAREVDGDIVQKGDDQLIITPTGIRIGREKLGR
- a CDS encoding ABC transporter permease subunit; its protein translation is MNWRLLASKEFGDAIRNYQLYAMTALFGLVFGVFGYIHVRNVRQARVHDYLSAPEPVEFVTMLSLLCIVLIPATGLMLSYEAIVKRRDGGQLTLVLGMPHDRRDVVIGSLVGRYLVFLAPLLLGVVVAVAILLGFGATIPLAALAGFTLATAGLGLAYVAIGIGLSGLVRSPSWAAVCAFGVFMLFVFVWRVVPDGVVYLLSGLEFPDELPWWRPYVATLSPSVAYERVLDAYVFERAGEDAPSAFGVAVLLAWVILAPLAGYLQFDRTDL
- a CDS encoding response regulator, with translation MAEEPFDILVIEDNPGDVRLIENGFDESDVPRSLTVVTDGAEALNYLYRRNGYESAAKPDLVLLDLNVPKLTGNAVLERITDDPDFRSTPILVLSGSQSDDHILETYQLGADGYFVKPVDPHEFISLVKTIGDSLASPGSLPSGKFADIDQPL
- a CDS encoding S8 family peptidase; its protein translation is MVDNTMSREHISRRTLLHGVGAGVAATALAGQASGRDDEYIVGLRADSGFEVASERASGVRLELEFGDVGKALSGRFSEQAIEALENNPNVRYVEQNGRMHALEQTTPYGIDLVDADVAIDNGETGAGANIAIIDTGIDAQHETLSANLGEGWAAGDAECDTGCGGGPFGGGNDIDECLEVWDDDNDHGSHCAGTAAAADNGLGVIGVAPDATLHAVKVLDCSGGGSYDSIAAGIEWAADQGQIDVLSMSLGGDDSSVVRDACQYADQQGKIIVAAAGNSGPCTDCVGYPAAYDEVVAVSATDSNDDLADFSSTGPEVEIAAPGVDVLSSIPRSDYAQFSGTSMACPHVAGAAASLIGAGEDPANVRQLLRDGAEDVGLASNEQGAGRLNVANSLGLDGGDDDDGGDGGDGGDGDTAPVIDQFAVSTKSSGPWSRASVTWSVSDADGDLASVTTELLSGTSVLDSQTTSVSGSSASGEDDLRTRDSPDSVRMVVTDAAGNETSDSQAY
- a CDS encoding DUF1028 domain-containing protein, producing the protein MTFSICVHETYEDDDGEEHDRFGVAVTTRLPGVGTLCPFVSENGAVATQSLVNVDLGRRGIQYVDDGLAVEDALEALLNADEGASNRQLHGVDRDGKFTFSGEDCKDWYGHTSGDRYTVAGNLLTGESVIEATAAAYADSRDDTPLAERLIDALAAGHAEGGDKREELRVQSAAVRVATTEERELEPFYDDLRVDATLEPIADLRETFDLAREGYETALEKYEDAYEEDDIDAGEE
- a CDS encoding DUF7562 family protein — translated: MWLSRWRTETVTCIACGETIPRSEAREYDKYGNRWEREGKTFEYFCKPCDGDLCRYGRNGLEAQLTDLEAGEHSQEAFLRRYLCSLEERRRVEER
- a CDS encoding RNA-binding protein, whose translation is MQVKSRHHLRSDAISEIETAVSNRLGVTLAGDTYERVEFEDSDWEVVLVDGAPEIAYFDDEPFLTVRGANAYDPDYRIVTVDAGAVSFVSDGADVMRPGITEADAEISEGDLVLIAEESHGKVLAIGRARVSGTEMVGEEGKVVDSLHHVGDDLYSFSG
- a CDS encoding NAD-dependent epimerase/dehydratase family protein, translated to MSILVTGGDGYLGWPTALRIASRTDDRVVLVDNFARREWVESVGSTTAVPIADIDARLEAAEEVLGLENLSFVEGDLTDRAFVDQLLSVHEPETIVHTAAQPSAPYSQINGERANYTQHNNMQATRNLLWGLHEAGLSDTHFIETTTTGVYGAPTFPIPEGGATMENQGERDDVPFPAMAGSWYHLTKSHDAANMRLAHKQFDIPISDVRTAITYGTETEETAAHPDLATRFDFDYYFGVVTHRFCAQAVAGYPMTVYGKGEQRKPFIALEDAVEGLARLALEETDHDGLDVYNQVTRAISIVEIAETIASVAHEFDLDVDVEHFENPREEDETHKMEIEHDRYADLIDGQSTTFEDGVRQILGTLVDHERTVTAHEDRFLPGVLTSDD
- a CDS encoding sensor histidine kinase; this translates as MSQKADRSRQQESRAENSATADPLTLENGLEALRSSPSFHGTVEPLDGLDDLETCEHIALFYRSREERFATVTPFIRQGIERGERVMYVIDDLPKSDILTELRGGDVDVDAALESGQLTFHTLEETYLRSGRFDPDDMLEVYADAIEEAKAEYPALRVTANTNFILDEYATLEDFMAYESRVNDLFRGEDCIALCHYDCERIPPETLVDVIRTHPHLVYEDTVCHNFYYTPPEEFFEPDEPTRDVERMLNTLVDRARARSELNETVAELEESNERLRRFAYVASHDLQEPLRMISSYLQLLDSRYADDLDEEAREYIDFAVDGSDRMREMVDGLLAYSRIDMDEADFERVECDDVVDDVLTDLQVQIDETDAAVDLEPLPTVRGEVHQLKQLFSNLVSNAIKYSGDEPPRIEIADEKRGDRCVLSVADDGIGIETEYVDQIFDIFNRLHSNDEFQGTGIGLSLCRKIVDHHGGDIWVDSEPGDGTTFYFTLPAAA
- a CDS encoding ABC transporter ATP-binding protein, giving the protein MTTIALHDVAKRYGDVTALAGIDLEVESGEVFGFLGPNGAGKSTTIDILLRYTHPTSGRVEVLGHDVTSDPVAVRERTGILPEGYAPFETMTGRQHLEYAIAANDADDDPDVLLERVDVAHAADRKAIGYSKGMTQRLGLAMALVGEPELLILDEPSTGLDPHGVRLMRQIVREERDRGATVFFSSHILEQVEAVADRVGILRQGSLIAVDTIDGLRTANESDGELVVELDLETAETDEKLAAGEGISGIEAGVALEPIVAAVDSLTGVSSVRQDGDALVVTCATKAKLEVLDTIREHGATITDFSTAETSLEELFVSYTEGER